A section of the Pedobacter sp. HDW13 genome encodes:
- a CDS encoding LytTR family DNA-binding domain-containing protein, which translates to MYYTCAIVDDEQHAIDVLTDYINDTRFLRVTKNFNNPIDALESIGTGDKVDFLFLDIDMDGMPGTELSVHLRSKARFIIYASSNLEHDVKETNSDFECYLGKPISMKRFSGTIETLMRLNNLPIKN; encoded by the coding sequence ATGTATTACACTTGTGCGATTGTTGATGACGAGCAACATGCTATTGATGTGTTGACGGATTACATTAACGACACCCGCTTTTTAAGAGTAACCAAAAATTTTAATAACCCGATTGATGCCCTCGAAAGTATCGGTACAGGCGATAAAGTTGATTTTCTTTTTCTGGATATTGATATGGACGGGATGCCAGGCACAGAACTCTCGGTACATCTCCGATCAAAAGCCAGGTTTATTATTTATGCTTCTTCAAATCTGGAGCATGACGTAAAGGAAACCAATTCGGATTTTGAATGTTATCTGGGGAAACCCATATCCATGAAACGCTTTTCGGGTACCATAGAAACATTGATGCGGCTGAATAATCTGCCCATAAAAAACTGA
- a CDS encoding S1C family serine protease gives MTRHFRLLALCVLLFSTNVFAQQKVESIISAAVKKAYPASVRMWGFDTTRNERTSAQFSGVVVSADGYILTAAHTVQPGRNYKVFFTDGREAIAEALGKIEVKETPGAPDVAMMKILTKGNWPYAEMGYSQSLVKNEMCLSIAYPESLNQKLPTLRLGKIAEVKNTYGFIQSTCKMEPGDSGGPLFDYLGRVIGLHSAIDVAEDMNFEIPVDLYRKYWSALQQEKIYTAFPDQTDLVKVDNLAEQIKKDTESGKIDFAKVKFSPKFKNASFEVSSRFNGEVKTIGATLFNLTDATGTHKQVLVTKNSMIGEAISLKFNDKTLNLSVIARDKENDLILLGLNEAVEGGIDLKGIKPAIGENPVGQLLFTAKYDATYLQSVWSSTTLSLPKVSAMPYFGAMVAYNTSPAVFSLIKAESPAELAGLKMGDELVSIDGQAIAKSTDFVPFMVKYWPDDEITLKWTREGKPFVKTVKLAGIGQGSSNHPAEKFAGGKSARRDGFNAVHANDLALTPDLNGSPVFDTKGNFCGLNIARFSRTAALFLPAIVIYNFVTEHVK, from the coding sequence ATGACGAGACATTTTAGGCTACTGGCCTTATGCGTGTTGCTGTTTTCTACAAACGTTTTTGCACAGCAAAAGGTAGAAAGCATCATTTCTGCTGCAGTTAAAAAGGCTTACCCCGCAAGCGTCAGGATGTGGGGCTTTGATACTACGCGTAACGAACGTACCTCTGCACAATTTAGTGGCGTAGTGGTAAGTGCCGATGGTTATATTTTAACGGCTGCACATACCGTACAGCCCGGCCGTAATTACAAAGTTTTTTTTACCGATGGCCGCGAAGCCATTGCCGAAGCTTTGGGCAAAATTGAAGTGAAAGAAACTCCGGGTGCACCCGATGTGGCCATGATGAAGATTTTAACCAAAGGCAACTGGCCTTACGCCGAAATGGGCTATTCGCAAAGCCTTGTTAAAAATGAAATGTGTCTCAGCATTGCCTATCCGGAAAGTTTAAACCAGAAATTGCCCACCTTAAGACTGGGGAAGATTGCCGAGGTGAAAAATACTTATGGTTTCATCCAGTCAACCTGTAAAATGGAGCCTGGCGATTCAGGCGGACCTTTGTTCGATTATTTAGGGCGGGTAATTGGTTTACACAGTGCCATTGATGTAGCTGAAGACATGAATTTCGAAATTCCTGTTGATTTGTACCGTAAATATTGGTCGGCTTTGCAACAGGAGAAAATTTATACCGCCTTTCCCGATCAAACCGATCTGGTTAAAGTTGATAACCTCGCCGAGCAGATTAAAAAAGATACCGAGAGCGGTAAGATTGATTTTGCTAAAGTAAAGTTTAGTCCAAAATTCAAAAATGCCAGTTTCGAGGTAAGCAGCAGGTTTAATGGTGAGGTGAAAACGATTGGTGCTACACTTTTTAACCTAACTGATGCTACAGGGACGCACAAACAAGTATTGGTTACCAAAAACAGCATGATTGGTGAAGCCATTAGCCTTAAATTTAACGATAAAACACTTAATCTGTCGGTAATTGCACGCGATAAAGAGAACGATTTGATATTGCTGGGCTTGAATGAGGCCGTTGAAGGTGGAATTGATTTGAAAGGGATAAAACCTGCAATTGGCGAAAACCCTGTCGGACAATTGCTCTTTACAGCGAAATACGATGCAACTTATTTACAGAGTGTATGGAGTAGTACAACTTTAAGCCTGCCCAAGGTGTCGGCCATGCCTTATTTTGGGGCAATGGTGGCTTACAATACCAGTCCGGCGGTATTTTCGCTTATTAAAGCCGAAAGCCCCGCCGAACTGGCTGGATTAAAAATGGGCGATGAATTGGTAAGCATAGATGGACAGGCGATTGCTAAATCAACAGATTTCGTACCTTTTATGGTAAAATACTGGCCTGATGATGAAATTACCCTGAAATGGACGAGAGAAGGAAAGCCTTTTGTTAAAACCGTAAAACTAGCCGGAATTGGGCAGGGAAGTTCAAACCATCCGGCCGAAAAATTTGCTGGAGGTAAATCGGCGCGGCGCGATGGCTTTAACGCAGTGCATGCAAACGATCTGGCACTCACACCCGATTTAAATGGTAGCCCGGTGTTTGATACCAAAGGCAATTTCTGTGGACTAAATATTGCCCGCTTTAGCAGAACGGCAGCTTTGTTTTTGCCAGCCATTGTGATTTATAATTTTGTAACTGAACATGTTAAATAA
- a CDS encoding esterase-like activity of phytase family protein, producing MKKELLTLFTAAAIGMVSCKKNHEEPATDISYPDMAEASDPSVLFTTAAGVKVYNGGFGSAVATDPNAPDVFYMLTDRGSNVAGQLANSIIIGKPDFDPQIGKFRLKDGKLVLEQVIELKNATGGKLNGLPNPAGMGASGEVAYDLNGQVIAPSADGIDSEGLVRAADGSFWISDEYGPHIAHFDASGKTIERINPFGTGTGGRKIPAVFTNRRANRGMEGLAITPDGKTLVGMMQSPMYNPTKAATANSVVLRILTFDIATGATKQYVYLMDNVSLTGVSDIVAVNSTTFLTIERDGLFGGAATNPAAFKKVFKIDISNATDISDAADGATGKLYDGKTVEELNNAAGLSAAGVVPVTKTLVLDLLKDLPAVYPHDKAEGLALLPGNILVISNDDDFGVVDNGASGFAQKILPLTNAVDRNRLYFVKIKL from the coding sequence ATGAAAAAAGAATTACTTACTCTATTTACAGCAGCAGCCATTGGCATGGTATCCTGCAAAAAGAACCACGAAGAACCTGCCACTGACATTAGCTATCCCGATATGGCTGAAGCTTCAGATCCTTCGGTTTTGTTTACCACGGCTGCTGGTGTAAAAGTATACAATGGAGGTTTTGGCTCGGCTGTTGCCACCGACCCAAATGCACCCGATGTTTTTTACATGCTTACCGATAGGGGATCGAACGTTGCCGGACAACTGGCCAATTCCATCATTATCGGTAAACCCGATTTTGATCCACAGATTGGTAAATTCAGGCTTAAAGACGGTAAACTGGTATTGGAACAGGTAATCGAGTTGAAAAATGCTACGGGTGGTAAGTTAAACGGTCTTCCTAACCCTGCCGGTATGGGCGCTTCGGGTGAGGTTGCCTACGATTTAAACGGACAGGTAATTGCACCAAGCGCTGATGGAATTGATTCAGAAGGTTTGGTAAGGGCTGCTGATGGTTCATTTTGGATTAGCGATGAATACGGGCCACATATTGCCCACTTCGATGCTTCAGGTAAAACCATCGAGCGTATTAATCCTTTTGGAACAGGTACCGGCGGTCGTAAAATTCCGGCTGTGTTCACTAATAGGAGAGCCAATCGTGGCATGGAAGGACTAGCCATTACCCCTGATGGCAAAACTTTGGTAGGCATGATGCAGTCGCCAATGTACAATCCTACAAAAGCCGCCACTGCAAATTCGGTAGTGCTAAGGATTTTAACCTTCGATATTGCAACCGGAGCAACCAAACAATACGTTTACTTAATGGATAATGTATCCTTAACCGGGGTAAGCGATATTGTAGCAGTAAACAGCACCACATTCTTAACTATCGAACGTGATGGGCTTTTTGGCGGTGCTGCAACTAATCCGGCAGCCTTTAAAAAAGTGTTTAAAATTGATATCAGTAACGCAACCGATATTTCAGATGCCGCTGATGGTGCTACAGGTAAACTTTACGACGGAAAAACTGTCGAGGAACTTAACAATGCGGCTGGTTTAAGTGCTGCAGGTGTTGTACCTGTAACCAAAACACTGGTTTTAGATTTGTTGAAAGATTTGCCAGCAGTATATCCGCACGATAAAGCTGAAGGTTTGGCGTTACTTCCCGGCAATATTTTGGTGATTTCTAACGATGATGATTTTGGTGTGGTTGATAATGGTGCAAGCGGATTTGCACAGAAAATTTTGCCATTAACCAATGCCGTAGATCGAAACCGCCTGTATTTTGTGAAAATTAAACTTTAA
- a CDS encoding DUF2271 domain-containing protein, with the protein MNNLIKITLLFCVLAFFKPTQASAQNTAKYKCMIQMKSYMGEGAYIVISLVDAKGQYNKTLYVLGSDKKWYNSLKEWHKFYAQKPTNISAVTGASLTGGDRGVSVIEIEKAKINAGYKLRFETAVEDKEYFVKDLEIPLTAEALSAKTDGTGFIRYVRFSAN; encoded by the coding sequence ATGAACAACTTAATTAAAATAACACTACTTTTTTGCGTACTTGCATTTTTTAAACCGACACAGGCCAGTGCACAAAATACCGCGAAATACAAATGTATGATCCAGATGAAGAGCTATATGGGCGAAGGTGCTTATATCGTTATTTCGCTGGTTGATGCCAAAGGACAATATAACAAAACGCTTTATGTGCTGGGTTCTGATAAGAAATGGTACAACAGCTTAAAAGAGTGGCATAAATTTTACGCTCAAAAACCAACCAATATCAGCGCTGTTACCGGTGCTTCATTAACAGGTGGCGACCGTGGTGTTTCTGTTATCGAAATCGAAAAAGCTAAAATCAATGCCGGTTACAAACTGCGTTTCGAAACTGCGGTTGAAGACAAAGAATATTTCGTTAAAGATCTCGAAATTCCATTAACTGCCGAGGCACTTTCTGCCAAAACAGATGGTACAGGATTTATCAGATACGTACGTTTTAGCGCGAATTAA
- a CDS encoding PepSY domain-containing protein, giving the protein MTTKVWRYSHLTLAVSSFIFLLLASVTGIILSAEPISQKMKPYGVGNLQSTDVATVIPILKTKYSEITSITVENGQFVLLQAIDNNGDDVKAYIDPKTGNVLGTPGKKNEFFQWVTTLHRSLFLHETGRFFIGLTAFLLSLIAISGILLTIQRQRGIRRFFAKIQKDGFSQYYHVILGRILLIPILIIAISGTYLSLNTLGILKTVKTSVDVNLDNLKATPVKSLKDFTVFKSISLAEVQSIEFPFSEDVEDYFILTLKDREIAVNQLTGEVLAENKYPFTLLLSNLSLDIHTGRTNVLWVVVLGISSIGILFFIYSGFAITLKRISKRSKNKYKVADATYIILTGSENGSTQGYADALHKLLFKQGKKSYITTLNNYTVFPKAEQLIIFTSTYGLGDAPANGGRFLKKLAQTPQIQAVNYSVLGFGSKAYPDFCKFAFDVHNSLAKESWATPLIDIHTVNDKSPQDLQLWEEAWSQMSGIEVNVLSTQKAAKPKKLKKFTVQSNTGQAKKEGVFQVKLNAVGKLQAKSGDLLAIYPANDHRERLYSIGVIDNAIQLSVRLHPDGLGSGFLHDLKPEAVLKAKVVKNPHFHFPTKAGKVIMISNGTGIAPFLGMINQNAAKVRCHLFCGFRENSSFEPFKQFLVEMKSDTKVSDFNIAFSREGEKQYVSDLIRAEADFVAESLMQSAVVMICGSLAMQKDIVQILEEICHEKTGHPLSFYQSRNQVLTDCY; this is encoded by the coding sequence ATGACTACTAAAGTTTGGAGATACAGTCACTTAACCCTGGCTGTATCTTCTTTTATTTTTCTATTACTTGCTTCTGTTACCGGCATTATCCTTTCAGCTGAGCCTATCAGCCAAAAAATGAAACCTTACGGGGTAGGTAACCTCCAAAGTACCGATGTAGCCACGGTTATCCCCATTCTTAAAACCAAATACAGCGAAATTACCAGCATCACGGTAGAGAACGGTCAATTTGTATTATTGCAGGCTATTGATAACAACGGAGATGATGTAAAAGCTTATATCGACCCTAAAACGGGCAATGTTTTAGGAACACCAGGAAAAAAGAATGAGTTTTTTCAATGGGTAACCACTTTGCACCGTTCGCTTTTTCTGCACGAAACCGGTCGTTTTTTTATTGGTTTAACTGCATTTTTACTTTCGCTCATTGCCATTTCGGGTATTTTGCTTACCATCCAAAGGCAAAGGGGTATCAGGCGCTTTTTCGCTAAAATACAAAAGGATGGTTTTTCGCAGTATTACCACGTAATTTTAGGGCGCATTTTACTCATTCCAATTCTGATTATTGCCATCAGTGGCACTTATCTTTCATTAAATACGCTGGGGATTTTAAAAACGGTTAAAACCAGTGTTGATGTTAATCTTGATAATCTTAAAGCTACTCCGGTAAAAAGCCTGAAAGATTTTACAGTTTTTAAAAGTATCAGCCTGGCCGAAGTACAATCCATTGAATTCCCTTTTTCAGAAGATGTGGAGGATTATTTTATCCTAACGCTTAAAGACCGCGAAATTGCCGTAAACCAGCTCACCGGCGAGGTGCTGGCCGAAAATAAGTATCCTTTTACTTTATTGCTTAGTAATTTAAGTCTCGATATCCACACCGGCAGAACCAATGTGCTTTGGGTGGTGGTATTGGGCATATCGTCGATCGGGATTTTGTTTTTTATCTATTCGGGTTTTGCCATTACTTTAAAAAGGATATCTAAACGCAGTAAGAATAAGTACAAGGTTGCTGATGCTACCTATATTATTTTAACCGGATCTGAAAACGGCAGCACCCAGGGTTATGCCGATGCCCTCCATAAACTGTTGTTTAAGCAGGGCAAAAAGTCGTACATCACTACTTTAAACAATTATACCGTTTTTCCGAAAGCAGAGCAGCTGATTATTTTTACCTCTACGTACGGATTGGGCGATGCACCTGCTAATGGTGGCAGGTTTTTGAAAAAGTTAGCTCAAACACCACAAATCCAAGCCGTGAATTATTCGGTTTTGGGATTTGGATCAAAAGCCTATCCCGATTTTTGTAAGTTCGCTTTTGATGTGCACAACAGTCTTGCTAAGGAGTCTTGGGCCACTCCGCTGATCGACATCCATACCGTGAACGATAAATCGCCTCAGGATTTACAATTATGGGAAGAAGCCTGGTCGCAAATGAGTGGTATCGAGGTGAATGTACTTTCAACTCAAAAAGCAGCGAAGCCTAAAAAGTTAAAAAAATTCACCGTTCAATCGAACACAGGTCAGGCCAAAAAGGAAGGTGTTTTTCAGGTTAAACTGAATGCTGTAGGTAAGCTGCAAGCAAAATCAGGCGATTTGCTGGCTATTTATCCTGCAAACGATCATCGTGAAAGACTGTATTCCATTGGCGTGATTGATAATGCAATACAACTAAGTGTGCGTTTGCATCCCGATGGTTTGGGATCTGGTTTTTTACATGATCTTAAACCTGAAGCTGTTTTGAAAGCCAAAGTGGTTAAAAACCCACATTTTCATTTCCCTACAAAGGCTGGTAAAGTAATTATGATCTCGAATGGTACAGGTATTGCCCCGTTTTTAGGGATGATTAACCAGAATGCTGCTAAAGTACGATGTCACTTGTTTTGTGGTTTCAGGGAGAATTCATCATTCGAACCCTTTAAGCAGTTTTTAGTAGAAATGAAGTCTGATACAAAGGTGAGCGATTTTAATATTGCTTTCTCGCGCGAAGGTGAAAAGCAGTATGTGAGCGATCTGATCCGTGCCGAAGCCGACTTTGTAGCCGAAAGCCTCATGCAATCAGCTGTGGTAATGATCTGCGGGTCGCTGGCCATGCAAAAAGATATTGTGCAGATACTGGAAGAAATTTGCCACGAAAAAACAGGGCATCCATTATCATTTTATCAATCGCGTAACCAGGTGTTAACCGATTGTTATTAG
- a CDS encoding ankyrin repeat domain-containing protein: MKKLLLGLTLLWSVSAQAQKNSLLDQAFWQGKPDVNSVKAEIEKGAKPAQLNGSSFDPVVMAINADAPNETIKFLLVQPGNEVTKLTHDGRTYLHWAANKGNDEILSYLLSKGINVGLKDSHGVTALTFAAGSGQQNTKIYDLLLANGANLKTDVNGSGANALLLAIGSDKDFKLTDYFVGKGLDLKSTDADGLNAFGYVARSGNIEVLKALLAKGIPVDQFALITASEGSRRGSNGIEVYQYLESLKIKPGNTNKEGRNVLHALVRKPKQNDIIAHFIAAGVDVNKADNDGNTPLMYAAATNRDTAVLALLLPKVKNINQINTKGLSALAMAVNSNSPAVVAYLLAKGADLKTTDKDGNNLAYYLIQSYSSAEAGRGFNPGGPSKAEEFEGKLKLLQAKGFDLAAAQKNGNTLYHLAVAKGDLTLVKRLQDFKIDVNSPNKEGITPLHKAAMISKDDVMLKYLLTIGAKKEAKTSFDESAFDLASENESLTKGNVSLSFLK; this comes from the coding sequence ATGAAAAAACTCTTACTAGGCCTAACTTTATTATGGTCTGTTTCTGCACAGGCACAAAAAAACAGCTTGCTCGATCAGGCTTTCTGGCAAGGCAAACCAGATGTAAACAGTGTTAAAGCCGAAATCGAAAAAGGAGCAAAGCCTGCCCAGTTAAACGGTTCGAGCTTTGATCCGGTGGTGATGGCTATTAATGCCGATGCACCTAACGAAACCATTAAATTTTTATTGGTTCAGCCGGGAAACGAGGTAACCAAACTTACACACGATGGCCGTACTTACTTACACTGGGCTGCAAACAAAGGGAACGACGAAATATTAAGTTATTTATTATCAAAAGGCATTAACGTAGGCTTAAAAGATAGCCACGGTGTTACCGCATTAACTTTTGCCGCCGGTTCTGGTCAGCAAAATACCAAAATTTACGATTTACTTTTAGCCAATGGAGCTAATTTAAAAACCGATGTAAACGGTAGTGGTGCAAATGCTTTGTTACTTGCAATTGGCAGTGATAAAGATTTTAAACTGACCGATTATTTTGTTGGCAAAGGACTTGATTTAAAAAGTACCGATGCAGATGGTTTAAATGCTTTCGGTTATGTAGCCAGAAGTGGTAATATCGAAGTGCTTAAAGCTTTACTTGCAAAAGGCATCCCGGTTGATCAGTTTGCGTTGATTACTGCAAGCGAAGGCAGCCGCAGGGGCAGCAACGGCATTGAAGTTTACCAATATTTAGAAAGCCTGAAAATTAAGCCAGGCAATACGAATAAAGAAGGTCGTAATGTATTGCATGCATTGGTTCGTAAACCCAAACAAAACGATATTATTGCCCACTTCATTGCAGCGGGAGTTGATGTAAACAAAGCTGATAACGATGGCAACACACCTTTAATGTATGCTGCAGCCACTAATCGCGATACCGCAGTGCTGGCTTTATTATTGCCAAAAGTGAAAAACATTAACCAGATAAATACCAAAGGACTAAGTGCCCTGGCTATGGCGGTTAACAGTAACTCACCGGCAGTAGTAGCTTATTTGCTGGCTAAAGGTGCCGATTTAAAAACAACTGATAAGGATGGCAACAATCTGGCTTATTATTTAATTCAATCATATAGCAGTGCAGAGGCAGGCCGTGGTTTTAATCCTGGCGGACCTTCTAAAGCTGAAGAATTTGAAGGTAAACTTAAATTATTGCAAGCTAAAGGTTTCGATCTGGCTGCAGCGCAGAAAAACGGCAATACGCTATATCATTTAGCCGTTGCCAAAGGCGATTTAACTTTGGTTAAACGTTTGCAGGATTTCAAAATTGACGTAAACAGCCCAAATAAAGAAGGCATAACCCCTTTACATAAAGCTGCAATGATCTCTAAAGACGATGTGATGCTAAAATACCTTTTAACCATTGGTGCTAAAAAAGAAGCTAAAACCAGTTTCGATGAGAGTGCTTTTGACCTGGCCAGCGAAAATGAATCGCTAACCAAAGGAAATGTATCACTAAGCTTTTTAAAATAG